The Thermodesulfobacteriota bacterium genomic interval CCTGCTGGAAAGCCGATGATACTCCATCTTCTTCGTTGCCAAGGGCTCGCAGTAAATTACTACGGCTTCGCCCTTGGACGCCTTGAATCTGGGGCACCCTCGATTTTCGCTCAATTAGGGTTGTAGTCTTATTTTTGCATAACAGTATCGGAAAAATCTCAGAGTTTTGCCCCACAGTACTTACAGCACTTTGCATCAACGTCATGACCTTCCGCACTGCAGATGCGGCAAGCCTGGGTGGAAACCCGTTTCCTGGCAGCCATAGTGATTTCAGAGGTGACAATTCCTGTGGGTATGGCAATGATTCCATAACCGATAATCATAATTAAAGCTGCCAATGTCTGGCCGATATTGGTTTTGGGTGATATATCACCATATCCGACCGTCGTCAGAGTGACGATGGCCCAGTAAATACTGCGTGGGATGCTGGTAAAACCGTTTTCCCCTCCTTCGATAAAATACATCATGGAACCAAAAATGATAACCAGCACCAACACCACAAACAAAAATACAATGATCTTGCGGAGGCTGGCGCGTAAAGCCTGCATAAGCACCCTGGCCTCGGTGAGATACTGAACAAGCTTAAGAACCCGGAAAATACGAAGCACTCGCAGAACCCTGATTACGAGCATATACTGACTGCCGGGAATGAAGATACTGAAGTATGTGGGTAGTATTGCCAAAAGATCTACTATTCCGAAAAAGCTGGTGGCATACTTAACAGGGCGCCCCACACAGGATAATCGAAGAAAATACTCTATGGTGAACAGAAAGGTAAAAAACCACTCACTTAAATATAAAAATTTACCATATGAAGATTGAATAGAGCGCACACTGTCCAGCATCACCATGATAACGCTTACCACGATACATAGGATTAAGATGACATCAAACAGTTTGCCTGCAGGCGTATCCGCTTCAAAAATGATTTCATGAAGTTTTTGTCGATATTTTTCCGAAAACTTTTTTCCCGTCATATCAAAAGAAGTACTACTGTTCTTCAAAGTGTTCCTTTACTATAAAGCCGACCTCCCCGTTGCATATTCCTTCCAGAACTTTTACCTTATAGAAATCATTAACTTCTTTTAAAACTTTAATCCTGGTGCCGCTTTGCATAATGCACACGATGCCTTCTTCCTGGGCAAC includes:
- a CDS encoding ion transporter — its product is MTGKKFSEKYRQKLHEIIFEADTPAGKLFDVILILCIVVSVIMVMLDSVRSIQSSYGKFLYLSEWFFTFLFTIEYFLRLSCVGRPVKYATSFFGIVDLLAILPTYFSIFIPGSQYMLVIRVLRVLRIFRVLKLVQYLTEARVLMQALRASLRKIIVFLFVVLVLVIIFGSMMYFIEGGENGFTSIPRSIYWAIVTLTTVGYGDISPKTNIGQTLAALIMIIGYGIIAIPTGIVTSEITMAARKRVSTQACRICSAEGHDVDAKCCKYCGAKL